From Stenotrophomonas maltophilia, a single genomic window includes:
- a CDS encoding histidine phosphatase family protein: MILDLVRHAGNGRDEFLDGRTDPPQLAPLPQELVDAYAAQPWERVISSPRLRSLHTAMALATARGLDVEPDEEWEELDFGDWDGQSLFDLPEDALAAFHADPHAFPPPNGESWGHFERRIARALDRLLDDDDPLPTLVVSHGGPLRMVLSQVCGLPMSLCWALRIDHGTRLRVRLERGEAGLVGELLELQQP; the protein is encoded by the coding sequence ATGATCCTCGACCTGGTCCGCCATGCCGGCAACGGTCGCGATGAGTTCCTCGATGGCCGCACCGATCCACCGCAGCTGGCGCCGCTGCCACAGGAACTGGTCGACGCCTACGCCGCACAGCCGTGGGAGCGGGTGATCAGTTCGCCGCGGCTGCGCTCGCTGCATACGGCGATGGCGCTGGCCACGGCGCGCGGCCTGGATGTGGAGCCGGACGAAGAGTGGGAAGAACTGGATTTCGGTGATTGGGACGGGCAGTCCCTGTTCGATCTGCCGGAAGACGCGCTGGCGGCGTTCCATGCCGACCCGCACGCGTTCCCGCCACCGAACGGCGAGAGCTGGGGCCATTTCGAGCGGCGCATCGCACGCGCGCTGGATCGCCTGCTCGATGATGATGACCCGCTGCCGACACTGGTGGTCAGCCACGGTGGCCCGCTGCGCATGGTGCTGTCGCAGGTGTGCGGCCTGCCGATGTCGCTGTGCTGGGCGCTGCGCATCGACCATGGCACACGCCTGCGGGTACGGCTGGAACGCGGTGAAGCAGGTCTGGTGGGCGAACTGCTGGAACTGCAGCAGCCCTGA
- a CDS encoding TfoX/Sxy family protein, translating into MSAPKLRNIGPKSAAWLRQVGLRSREELVAIGAVGAFVKVKRAGFKPSLNLLYSLEGALLDCHWQELSEAQREALVQDYEARIAAHPLKAAGPASGPVHEQRFDAYDDAEDSVAESADED; encoded by the coding sequence ATGAGCGCACCGAAGCTGCGCAACATCGGCCCCAAGAGTGCGGCGTGGCTGCGCCAGGTCGGCCTGCGCAGCCGCGAGGAGCTGGTCGCGATCGGTGCGGTCGGCGCCTTCGTCAAGGTCAAGCGGGCGGGCTTCAAGCCCAGCCTGAACCTGCTGTACTCGCTGGAAGGCGCATTGCTGGACTGCCACTGGCAGGAACTGAGCGAGGCGCAGCGCGAAGCGCTGGTGCAGGACTACGAAGCACGCATCGCCGCGCACCCGCTGAAGGCGGCCGGCCCGGCCTCCGGCCCGGTGCATGAGCAGCGCTTCGATGCCTACGATGACGCTGAAGACAGCGTCGCCGAGAGCGCCGACGAGGATTGA
- a CDS encoding GAF domain-containing protein yields MFANASLTGSKPEQYAQLLEQARGLVYAESDRIANAANLSALVYHALPDLNWVGFYLYDGKELVVGPFQGLPACVRIPLDKGVCGAAASQRVTQRVDDVDAFPGHIACDSASRSELVVPLLRGDELIGVFDIDSPKVGRFDAEDQAGLEAIARVFVEALG; encoded by the coding sequence ATGTTCGCCAATGCCTCGCTCACCGGCAGCAAGCCGGAACAATACGCCCAGCTGCTGGAACAGGCCCGAGGCCTGGTCTACGCCGAGTCCGACCGCATCGCCAACGCGGCCAACCTCTCCGCGCTGGTCTACCACGCCCTTCCCGATCTGAACTGGGTCGGCTTCTACCTGTACGACGGCAAGGAACTGGTGGTCGGCCCGTTCCAGGGCCTGCCCGCCTGCGTGCGCATCCCGCTGGACAAGGGCGTGTGCGGCGCGGCCGCCAGCCAGCGCGTGACCCAGCGCGTGGACGACGTCGATGCCTTCCCCGGCCACATCGCCTGCGACTCGGCCTCGCGCTCGGAGCTGGTGGTGCCACTGCTGCGCGGTGATGAGCTGATCGGCGTGTTCGACATCGACAGCCCGAAGGTTGGCCGCTTCGATGCCGAGGACCAGGCCGGGCTGGAGGCCATCGCCCGCGTGTTCGTCGAGGCCCTGGGATGA
- the bioD gene encoding dethiobiotin synthase translates to MPLPATLPPALFVTGTDTEIGKTAVSTALLHALRRRGLRAVGMKPVASGSEDLGQGLRNDDALALQAASWPVPDYADLNPYALRQPLAPELAAAEDGVQVELAPIVAAFARLRAQADIVVVEGVGGWLAPVSATLDQLDLVRALQLPVLLVVGMRLGCVNHARLTAQSLQASGVACLGWVGNHIDPAMQRQDENIATLRQRLPMPCWGRLPHLPGANGEALAAHL, encoded by the coding sequence ATGCCATTGCCCGCCACGCTGCCACCTGCCCTGTTCGTGACCGGCACCGATACCGAGATCGGCAAGACCGCGGTCAGCACCGCGCTGCTGCACGCACTGCGCCGTCGTGGCCTGCGCGCGGTCGGCATGAAGCCGGTGGCCAGCGGCAGCGAGGATCTGGGGCAGGGCCTGCGCAACGACGACGCGCTGGCCCTGCAGGCGGCCAGCTGGCCGGTACCGGACTATGCCGACCTGAACCCGTATGCGCTGCGGCAGCCGCTGGCACCGGAGCTGGCCGCTGCCGAAGATGGCGTGCAGGTGGAACTGGCGCCGATCGTGGCCGCGTTCGCGCGCCTGCGTGCGCAGGCCGATATCGTGGTGGTGGAGGGCGTTGGCGGCTGGTTGGCGCCGGTCTCGGCCACGCTGGACCAGCTGGACCTGGTGCGCGCGTTGCAGCTGCCGGTGCTGCTGGTGGTGGGCATGCGGCTGGGCTGCGTCAACCACGCGCGGCTGACCGCGCAGTCGCTGCAGGCCAGCGGTGTGGCGTGCCTGGGCTGGGTCGGCAATCACATCGACCCGGCGATGCAGCGCCAGGACGAGAACATCGCCACGCTGCGGCAGCGCCTGCCGATGCCGTGCTGGGGGCGGCTGCCGCACCTGCCGGGGGCAAATGGCGAAGCGCTGGCCGCGCACCTGTAG